One window of Brachybacterium ginsengisoli genomic DNA carries:
- a CDS encoding alpha/beta hydrolase family protein translates to MAAYGAIGAAGMFTLSAGVLTAGARIIARLPLVPRESLRGLPDMTVRAVHPDRVHLDETRTTGRGGLLALRQGGGTVHVRLGPVDGRPTPTTVSRPVLAVDTDEPLQVDRARSNGFYWAGTPQTAHGLPTEEVTVESPVGNMPAWLVRPDTDSGSAPGNEDTWAILVHGHGSARGEALRIIPLLHRLGLTSLTITYRNDAGAPASADRMHHLGSAEWEDTEAAIDYAIAHGARRIVLVGWSMGGGIALRASVRSAHRERIAALVLDSPAVDWQDILIYHATALKAPARMRELALWMMTSRFGARMVRLREPLALAEMTPAYYAEHLTHPTLLFHALDDETVPPEPSRQLAALRPDLIEFVPVAGASHTREWNTDPARYERRLAEYLIRELGLEIRADEIAVPVRDPAAPALEGSIGLRL, encoded by the coding sequence GTGGCGGCCTACGGCGCCATCGGTGCGGCCGGGATGTTCACGCTCAGCGCAGGAGTGCTCACCGCCGGCGCCCGGATCATCGCCCGCCTGCCGCTGGTGCCGCGGGAGTCCCTGCGGGGTCTGCCCGACATGACGGTGCGGGCGGTCCACCCCGACCGCGTCCACCTCGACGAGACCCGCACCACCGGGCGCGGCGGCCTGCTCGCGCTGCGCCAGGGCGGCGGCACCGTCCACGTGCGGCTGGGCCCGGTCGACGGACGGCCCACCCCGACCACGGTCTCCCGGCCCGTGCTCGCCGTCGACACCGACGAGCCGCTCCAGGTGGACCGGGCCCGGAGCAACGGCTTCTACTGGGCGGGGACCCCGCAGACCGCGCACGGCCTGCCCACGGAGGAGGTCACCGTCGAGTCGCCGGTCGGCAACATGCCGGCCTGGCTCGTGCGGCCCGACACCGACTCCGGCTCCGCGCCGGGGAACGAGGACACCTGGGCGATCCTCGTGCACGGGCACGGCTCGGCCCGGGGCGAGGCGCTGCGGATCATCCCGCTGCTGCACCGCCTGGGGCTGACCAGCCTCACCATCACCTACCGCAACGATGCCGGGGCGCCCGCCTCCGCGGACCGCATGCACCATCTCGGCTCCGCGGAGTGGGAGGACACCGAGGCCGCGATCGACTACGCCATCGCCCACGGCGCCCGACGCATCGTCCTGGTGGGCTGGTCCATGGGCGGTGGGATCGCGCTGCGGGCCTCGGTCCGCTCCGCCCACCGCGAGCGGATCGCCGCGCTGGTCCTCGACTCGCCGGCGGTGGATTGGCAGGACATCCTCATCTACCACGCCACCGCGCTCAAGGCGCCGGCGCGGATGCGCGAGCTCGCCCTGTGGATGATGACCTCCCGCTTCGGGGCCCGGATGGTGCGCCTGCGCGAACCGCTGGCCCTGGCGGAGATGACCCCGGCGTACTACGCGGAGCACCTCACCCACCCGACCCTGCTGTTCCACGCGCTGGACGACGAGACCGTCCCGCCCGAGCCCAGCCGGCAGCTGGCCGCGCTGCGCCCGGACCTGATCGAGTTCGTCCCGGTCGCCGGCGCCTCGCACACCCGCGAGTGGAACACCGATCCGGCGCGCTACGAGCGCCGGCTCGCCGAGTACCTGATCCGCGAGCTCGGTCTGGAGATCCGGGCCGACGAGATCGCGGTGCCGGTGCGGGACCCTGCCGCCCCCGCGCTCGAGGGCTCGATCGGGCTGCGACTCTGA
- the treZ gene encoding malto-oligosyltrehalose trehalohydrolase: MSSRPVDAHDERGYELWAPAAQQVTLRIDGTEHEMRVVGDGWFMLPEVPAEPGARYAFRLDGGDLWLPDPRSLSQPDGVHADSEVVDPSLLRPTAPWDGRDLRGRVLYELHVGTFTPGPDGRGGTFDSAIERLDELVDLGVDAVELMPVAPFPGDRGWGYDGVGLYAVHAAYGGPQALARFVDASHRHGIAVVLDVVHNHLGPSGNYLGMFGPYFTERHQTPWGSAINLDQPGSRQVRDFLLGSARHWLVDMGVDGLRLDAVHELRDDSERPFLAELADAVSSWETETGRPLALIAESDRNQPATVTPTSRGGLGMDMQWADDVHHGVHAWITGERDGYYGDFGSAEALAVVLERVFLHAGTWSSFRGRAWGAPVDPDSAEYDAHSFVTFLQDHDQVGNRAAGDRIHHGIDPGRHAAAIALILLGPGTPMLFQGEEWAASTPYTYFTAHDEELGALVSAGRVEEFAAMGWGDQVPDPQLRSTFESSILRWEEREQAGHASMLRWYRELIALRHAEEDLHDPSLRRTRVEVLAEETVLLRRGALAVLAHRGPGPLAAGPRAEQVLAAFGEMTLGADGTIHLAGPGAVVLRPSPGTGG; encoded by the coding sequence ATGAGCTCCCGCCCGGTCGACGCGCACGACGAGCGCGGCTACGAGCTCTGGGCTCCTGCGGCACAGCAGGTCACCCTGCGGATCGACGGGACCGAGCACGAGATGCGGGTGGTCGGGGACGGCTGGTTCATGCTGCCGGAGGTCCCCGCCGAGCCCGGCGCACGCTACGCCTTCCGCCTCGACGGCGGGGACCTCTGGCTGCCCGATCCCCGGTCGCTGTCGCAGCCCGACGGAGTCCATGCGGACAGCGAGGTCGTCGACCCCTCGCTGCTGCGGCCGACCGCGCCCTGGGACGGTCGCGACCTCCGGGGACGGGTCCTGTACGAGCTGCACGTGGGCACCTTCACGCCCGGGCCCGACGGCCGCGGCGGCACCTTCGACTCGGCGATCGAGCGGCTCGACGAGCTGGTCGACCTCGGGGTCGACGCCGTGGAGCTGATGCCGGTGGCCCCTTTCCCCGGGGATCGCGGGTGGGGATATGACGGCGTCGGCCTGTACGCGGTCCACGCCGCCTATGGCGGGCCGCAGGCGCTGGCCCGCTTCGTGGACGCCTCCCACCGGCACGGGATCGCCGTGGTGCTCGACGTGGTGCACAACCACCTCGGGCCCTCCGGCAACTACCTGGGCATGTTCGGTCCGTACTTCACCGAGCGGCATCAGACCCCCTGGGGGTCGGCGATCAACCTCGACCAGCCCGGCTCCCGCCAGGTGCGCGACTTCCTGCTGGGCAGCGCCCGCCACTGGCTGGTGGACATGGGGGTGGACGGGCTGCGCCTGGACGCGGTCCACGAGCTGCGCGACGACTCCGAGCGCCCCTTCCTCGCCGAGCTGGCCGATGCGGTGTCGAGCTGGGAGACGGAGACGGGCAGGCCGCTCGCGCTCATCGCGGAGTCCGATCGCAACCAGCCCGCCACGGTCACCCCCACCTCCCGCGGCGGGCTCGGCATGGACATGCAGTGGGCCGACGACGTCCACCACGGCGTCCATGCCTGGATCACCGGCGAGCGCGACGGGTACTACGGCGACTTCGGCAGCGCCGAGGCTCTCGCCGTCGTGCTCGAGCGGGTCTTCCTCCACGCCGGCACCTGGTCGAGCTTCCGGGGACGGGCCTGGGGAGCACCGGTGGATCCCGACTCCGCGGAGTACGACGCCCACTCCTTCGTCACCTTCCTCCAGGACCACGACCAGGTGGGCAACCGGGCCGCCGGCGACCGGATCCATCACGGGATCGATCCCGGCCGCCACGCCGCCGCGATCGCGCTGATCCTGCTGGGGCCCGGCACGCCGATGCTCTTCCAGGGCGAGGAATGGGCGGCGTCGACGCCGTACACGTACTTCACCGCGCACGACGAGGAGCTCGGAGCGCTGGTGAGCGCGGGCCGGGTGGAGGAGTTCGCGGCGATGGGCTGGGGCGATCAGGTCCCCGATCCGCAGCTGCGCTCCACCTTCGAGTCCTCGATCCTGCGCTGGGAGGAACGGGAGCAGGCGGGACATGCCTCGATGCTGCGCTGGTACCGGGAGCTGATCGCGCTGCGCCATGCCGAGGAGGACCTCCACGACCCCTCGCTGCGGCGCACCCGGGTGGAGGTGCTGGCCGAGGAGACGGTCCTGCTCCGGCGCGGCGCGCTCGCCGTGCTCGCACATCGCGGTCCCGGCCCGCTCGCGGCAGGGCCCCGCGCGGAGCAGGTGCTCGCCGCCTTCGGCGAGATGACGCTGGGGGCCGACGGGACGATCCACCTCGCCGGACCCGGCGCCGTGGTGCTCCGGCCGTCCCCGGGGACCGGCGGCTGA
- the zapE gene encoding cell division protein ZapE produces the protein MTEALCDRRPEPSLERLLADLVPPPRFARARLDNYVPDPDFPSQEQAKQRVGEFAAALGAPRAGFLSRLRKKKPAAARGIYLDGGFGVGKTHLLTSLFHAVEGDRVYGTFVEYTDLVGALGFQRAVDLLGESVLVCIDEFELDDPGDTLLMTRLIRELSDRGVAIVATSNTLPDALGEGRFAAQDFLREIQAMAERFEVLRIDGEDYRRRNGVTEIATLPEDEVRSSAETMPGATLDEYDALLTHLTKVHPSRYGAMIDEVSAAHVTGMHGLTHHHDALRFVVLVDRLYDREVPMLISLAGGTDPGTLEDLFSAELLRSGYRKKYFRALSRLASLARDGGALLSSGAADAAS, from the coding sequence GTGACCGAAGCACTCTGCGACCGCCGGCCGGAACCGTCCCTGGAGCGACTGCTCGCGGACCTGGTGCCCCCGCCGCGATTCGCCCGGGCCCGGCTGGACAACTACGTCCCGGACCCCGACTTCCCCTCGCAGGAGCAGGCGAAGCAGCGTGTCGGCGAGTTCGCCGCGGCACTCGGCGCGCCGCGTGCCGGCTTCCTCTCCCGGCTGCGGAAGAAGAAGCCCGCCGCCGCCCGCGGCATATATCTCGACGGCGGGTTCGGGGTGGGCAAGACCCACCTCCTCACCTCGCTCTTCCATGCCGTCGAGGGCGACCGCGTCTACGGCACCTTCGTCGAGTACACCGATCTGGTAGGAGCGCTCGGCTTCCAGCGCGCCGTGGATCTGCTCGGCGAGTCCGTCCTGGTGTGCATCGACGAGTTCGAGCTCGACGACCCGGGCGACACCCTGCTGATGACCCGGCTGATCCGCGAGCTCTCGGATCGAGGGGTCGCGATCGTGGCGACCTCGAACACTCTGCCGGACGCCCTCGGCGAAGGCCGGTTCGCCGCCCAGGACTTCCTGCGCGAGATCCAGGCGATGGCCGAGCGCTTCGAGGTGCTGCGGATCGACGGCGAGGACTACCGCCGCCGGAACGGAGTCACCGAGATCGCGACCCTCCCCGAGGATGAGGTGCGCAGCAGCGCCGAGACGATGCCGGGCGCGACCCTCGACGAGTACGACGCGCTGCTGACCCATCTCACGAAGGTCCATCCCTCCCGCTACGGCGCCATGATCGACGAGGTCTCCGCCGCGCACGTCACCGGGATGCACGGGCTCACCCACCACCACGACGCGCTGCGCTTCGTGGTGCTCGTGGACCGTCTCTACGACCGGGAGGTGCCGATGCTGATCTCCCTGGCGGGCGGAACCGACCCCGGGACGCTCGAGGATCTGTTCTCCGCGGAGCTGCTGCGCAGCGGGTACCGCAAGAAGTACTTCCGCGCCCTCTCCCGCCTCGCCTCGCTCGCCCGCGACGGGGGAGCGCTGCTGAGCTCCGGAGCGGCCGACGCCGCCTCCTGA